A genomic stretch from Canis lupus familiaris isolate Mischka breed German Shepherd chromosome 15, alternate assembly UU_Cfam_GSD_1.0, whole genome shotgun sequence includes:
- the COL9A2 gene encoding collagen alpha-2(IX) chain precursor: protein MAAARRLLLLLQGLALALAQIRGPPGEPGPPGPPGPPGVPGSDGIDGDKGPPGKAGPPGLKGEPGKPGPDGPDGKPGIDGLTGAKGEPGPMGIPGVKGQPGLPGPPGLPGPGFAGPPGPPGPVGLPGEIGITGPKGDPGPDGPSGPPGPPGKPGRPGTIQGLEGSADFLCPTNCPAGVKGPPGLQGVKGHPGKRGVLGDSGRQGKPGPKGDVGASGEQGIPGPPGPQGIRGYPGMEGPKGEMGPRGYKGMVGSIGAAGSPGEEGPRGPPGRAGEKGDVGGQGLRGPQGITGPKGATGPPGIDGKDGTPGTPGMKGSAGQAGRPGNQGHQGLAGVPGQPGTKGGPGDKGEPGQQGLPGFSGPPGKEGEPGPQGEIGPRGIMGQKGDQGERGPVGQPGPQGRQGPKGEQGPPGIPGPQGLPGIKGDKGFPGKTGPRGSVGDPGVAGLRGEKGEKGESGEPGPKGQQGVRGEAGYPGPSGDAGAPGVQGYPGPPGPRGLAGDRGVPGLPGRQGVAGRDASDQHIVTVMMKMMQEQLAEVAVSAKREALGAIGMVGPPGPPGPPGYPGKQGPHGHPGPRGVPGIVGAVGQIGNTGPKGKRGEKGDRGEMGRGHPGMPGPPGIPGLPGRPGQAINGKDGARGAPGAPGEAGRPGPPGPAGLPGFCEPAACLAASAYASARLTEPGSIKGP, encoded by the exons AtggccgccgcccgccgcctcctgctgctgctccagggGCTCGCGCTCGCCCTGGCGCAGATC AGAGGTCCGCCCGGAGAACcggggcccccgggccccccggggCCGCCGGGAGTGCCTGGATCCGACGGCATCGAC GGTGACAAGGGGCCCCCTGGGAAAGCCGGCCCTCCG GGACTGAAGGGAGAGCCTGGCAAACCCGGGCCAGATGGGCCTGATGGGAAGCCTGGGATTGAT GGTCTAACTGGAGCCAAGGGGGAGCCTGgccccatggggatccctggagtCAAG GGCCAGCCTGGGCTCCCCGGTCCCCCTGGCCTGCCG GGCCCTGGCTTTGCTGGACCTCCT GGACCACCTGGACCTGTTGGCCTCCCCGGTGAGATTGGAATCACAGGCCCCAAG GGGGATCCCGGACCAGATGGGCCATCGGGGCCCCCGGGGCCACCTGGCAAACCG GGCCGACCCGGAACCATCCAGGGCCTGGAAGGCAGCGCGGATTTCTTG TGTCCGACCAACTGTCCGGCAGGGGTGAAAGgccccccagggctgcagggggtgAAG gGGCATCCTGGCAAACGCGGGGTTCTGGGCGATTCTGGCCGCCAGGGGAAGCCG GGTCCCAAGGGAGATGTGGGTGCCTCTGGAGAGCAAGGCATCCCTGGACCACCG GGTCCCCAGGGCATCAGGGGCTACCCGGGCATGGAGGGACCCAAAGGAGAGATG ggTCCTCGTGGGTACAAAGGCATGGTGGGCTCCATTGGTGCTGCCGGGTCACCC GGTGAGGAAGGTCCACGGGGGCCACCGGGCCGAGCGGGGGAGAAGGGCGATGTG GGTGGCCAAGGTCTCCGAGGACCTCAGGGCATAACAGGCCCGAAGGGAGCAACC GGGCCCCCAGGCATCGATGGCAAGGATGGGACCCCAGGCACGCCAGGCATGAAG GGCAGTGCGGGACAGGCAGGGCGGCCAGGAAACCAAGGCCACCAAGGCCTAGCG GGCGTGCCGGGCCAGCCTGGGACAAAAGGAGGCCCGGGAGACAAG GGTGAACCAGGCCAGCAGGGCCTCCCTGGATTCTCTGGTCCCCCTGGGAAGGAG GGAGAGCCAGGACCTCAAGGAGAAATCGGACCCCGAGGCATCATGGGGCAGAAG GGTGACCAGGGTGAGAGGGGGCCGGTGGGGCAGCCAGGCCCTCAGGGACGGCAG GGCCCCAAGGGGGAGCAGGGCCCCCCCGGAATTCCAGGGCCCCAAGGCTTGCCAGGCATCAAGGGAGACAAG GGCTTCCCGGGGAAGACCGGCCCCCGCGGCAGCGTG GGCGACCCGGGGGTGGCCGGCCTCCGGGGAGAGAAAGGCGAGAAG GGCGAGTCCGGCGAGCCGGGGCCCAAGGGACAG CAAGGAGTCCGCGGAGAAGCCGGCTACCCGGGCCCCAGCGGGGATGCGGGCGCCCCGGGGGTGCAGGGCTACCCCGGGCCCCCCGGCCCTCGAGGACTGGCGGGAGACCGAGGCGTGCCCGGACTGCCCGGGAGACAGGGCGTGGCG GGCCGGGACGCCAGCGACCAGCACATCGTGACcgtgatgatgaagatgatgcaAG agCAACTGGCAGAGGTCGCTGTGAGTGCCAAGCGGGAGGCCCTGGGTGCCATCGGGATGGTGGGTCCGCCAGGACCCCCCGGGCCTCCTGGGTACCCAGGCAAGCAGGGACCTCATGGGCACCCTGGCCCTCGGGGCGTTCCTGGCATCGTGGGAGCCGTGGGTCAGATTGGCAACACCGGCCCCAAGG GAAAACGTGGAGAGAAGGGTGACCGGGGAGAGATGGGACGCGGGCACCCCGGGATGCCTGGGCCCCCCGGGATCCCAG GGCTCCCCGGCCGGCCCGGGCAGGCAATCAACGGCAAGGACGGGGCCCGCGGCgccccaggggccccgggggaAGCAGGCCGACCGGGTCCGCCGGGCCCCGCGGGGCTGCCCGGCTTCTGTGAGCCCGCGGCCTGCCTGGCAGCCTCGGCCTACGCCTCTGCGCGCCTCACAGAGCCCGGATCCATCAAAGGGCCATGA